The genomic stretch GTCCTAGTTGTTGTTGCCTTCCCAATTGTtgataaacaatacaaattatcACAGAACAACACAGGGAAGTCACAGACATCACCTTTAAAGTACTAAGAACAGGCAGGCAGACTGACTAACCTCAGCGAAGTCACAGTGGTCGAAAGAGGCCAGCAGGAAGCACTTGGCTGCTTGTTTGTACTTTCTGGAGGCCAGTTCAGCTAGGCCTGGGGGAGAGTGACAGATATACAGACGTGGAGGAACAAGGAGAAAGAACTAGAGGTCAAATGAACCGTGTGGGAAGAGAACTTTGTAATCTAATCAAAGCAGAAGGGGGtttaaaacaaatacaatttcattgaAACAAAACATTAGCATGAGTGTCTGCACCTGTTGAAGATTGGCATCTGTTAGTGAGTTGTATACCCTCTAGAGAACAACAGGTGAAATCACTTACAGTTTGTAAATCTCTTTTTAGAACAACAAAGAGTGAGTGAATTACCTGCAGCACATTTTAATTTGGTGAGGACTGACTGACTCTGgcaatctctctcccctctttgctgaaacaaaaataaatatattccCTCAGTAAAGATGGACATGTCTGTGTCTTTTTTAAGACAGTAGAGGACTTATGCTCTCTGGCTCAGAGGAACCAAGACTTACCTCTGCTATCTCTGGAGTAGATTCAGCTTTGCTCACATAACTAAGGACGTGGGACCAGTTCTGGAGGTAGACGCTAACCTGATGAAAACAGTAAACTCAGTAAGAAAGCCTGTAGGACACATATCAATACCGCCCTCTAGTGCTCATCATTGAAGTTAAtcacatcacagagaaaggaagaggCTGAGAACAAGTGAGGCtgagagagaacgaaagaggaATATAGCTCTTCTGCCCTCCAAACTTTACATCAGGATTAAGAGCATTGACCAAAAACCTAGGACCACTAACTGTCATTATGATAAATGATGACATACCTTGATGACATTAAGACACATGTTTATGACATGCTTGGCACTAGTGCAGTAGTCTCGGGCTCTGGAGTAGCACTTAAGGGCGTTGCTGAGGTCACCGCAGTCCAAGTAGTGGTCCCCAAGGTCATCATGACCCCTCCTGAGGCGAAATAAATTATTATAGAGAGCGTTTAGGCCAgtaccagagaggaagagaggccaggAAAGAAAAATTCAGATCCCCCTCTTAAGCCTGAGCAAAGCACTATGCAGAATCACTGATCAACAAATAAATATTCCATTCCAAATGACCTTACATTAAAaagctactactactagtaaacTACTCAGTGATTACTTCAAGATCTGCAAACAGACGCAGAACATTGCTCAGGCCGATCCTCTTGGAGGTGAGGATTACCCAATCGGTTTATTATCTACTTGATGCTAACAACCGTAGCGTTTCCCACCCACCTGATGCTCTCTTTGATGGAGTTGCCTTTGTAGTTCTTTAGGTCAGTGTCCAATTTCTCCAGTTTGAGCAGGGCCTTTTTCCTGGTCGACTCGGCCCATGCTGTGTCCAGAGGAGGGGGTTCGACTGCCCCGCCCTCCACCGCAGCATCTGGAGCCCCCTGGACCTCtctgaacatacacacacactcgaaTCAATCAAACACTCAACAAAAACAAAAAGCACTTTCCAAACCAACAATGAAAAATAACATACTATGTACTAGTAGTAACCACTGTGCATTGTTGTACCTTCTCTGTGCTATGCTGGAGGGGCTGTGGGCTGTGATACACCTACCTGGTGGCCTCTGTGAGCTTGCGGTGGATCTCCTCGTACACGTCTACATTGAAGGTCCTGTGGACAAAAGACAGGGCCATCTTCAGGGCCTCGGCGCGGAGCTGGGGACAGTGCTCTGCAATGAACTGCAGCCTCTCAATACGCATCAGACCACAGTAGCTGGATGCATATTGCTCCAGGtcctagagagagggagacaaagacacacacacttcagtggTAAAAAAGCCAAAACATGTTGATTTTTCACTCAATAGTCTGCATTTCTATTTATTAAGGATCCATTAACGCACTTACATTGCacataaaacagtacatcataacattataacaccactacatatctacaatacaacatgtacagcagccactttaataatgggaatttatgtaaaatatatcactagccactttaaacaatgctacttaatataatgtttacataccctacattatttatctcatatgtatacgtatatactgtactctatatcatctactgcatctttatgtaatacatgtatcactagccactttaaactatgccactttgtttacatactcatctcatatgtatatactgtactcgataccatctactgcatcttgcctatgccgctctgtaccatcactcattcatatatctttatgtacatattctttatccctttacacttgtgtgtataaggtagtagttttggaattgttagctagattacttgttggttattactgcattgtcggaactagaagcacaagcatttcgctacactcgcattaacatctgctaaccatgtatatgtgacaaatcaaatctGATTtgataccaccatacaacatgaTAAGTATactcatgtttgtgtgtgtctcttcacagtccctgctgtgcCATAAGGTGTACTTTTATCTGTTTTAAAATCTGAttatactgcttgcatcagttacctgatggtgaatagagttccatgtagtcatggctctatgtagcacCTACCAtattctgttctggacttgggtattgtgaagagacctctagtggcatgtcttgtggggtattcCACTTCTACAGATTCCTTTGATTTCAGTTTAAAATTTAAATAGCAGTAGAAATGTCATTTGTGTGGTATTTGAGTCCCATCTACATGAAACAAGCCCGCCTTTACAATGCTAGTAGGGGGGGATTCTGGATAGATAGACCATACCAGCGTGGGGTTTT from Oncorhynchus keta strain PuntledgeMale-10-30-2019 chromosome 24, Oket_V2, whole genome shotgun sequence encodes the following:
- the LOC118402902 gene encoding COP9 signalosome complex subunit 1 isoform X2, which produces MFALLQGVVEPMQIDADPQEDQQNAPDVNYVVENPTLDLEQYASSYCGLMRIERLQFIAEHCPQLRAEALKMALSFVHRTFNVDVYEEIHRKLTEATREVQGAPDAAVEGGAVEPPPLDTAWAESTRKKALLKLEKLDTDLKNYKGNSIKESIRRGHDDLGDHYLDCGDLSNALKCYSRARDYCTSAKHVINMCLNVIKVSVYLQNWSHVLSYVSKAESTPEIAEQRGERDCQSQSVLTKLKCAAGLAELASRKYKQAAKCFLLASFDHCDFAELLSPSNVAVYGGMCALATFDRQELQKNVISSSSFKLFLELEPQVRDIIFKFYESKYASCLKMLDEIKDNLLLDMYLAPHVLTLYTLIRNRALIQYFSPYVSADMTKMAQAFNTTVLALEDELTQLILEGLINARIDSHSKILYARDVDQRSHTFEKSIHMGKEFQRRAKAMILRAAVLRNQIHVKSPPREGSQGELNSANSQSRMSTNM